A DNA window from Oryzias latipes chromosome 5, ASM223467v1 contains the following coding sequences:
- the sec61a1 gene encoding protein transport protein Sec61 subunit alpha, with product MGIKFLEVIKPFCAILPEIQKPERKIQFREKVLWTAITLFIFLVCCQIPLFGIMSSDSADPFYWMRVILASNRGTLMELGISPIVTSGLIMQLLAGAKLIEVGDTPKDRALFNGAQKLFGMIITIGQAIVYVMTGMYGDPSEMGAGICLLIIIQLFVAGLIVLLLDELLQKGYGLGSGISLFIATNICETIVWKAFSPTTVNTGRGTEFEGAIIALFHLLATRSDKVRALREAFYRQNLPNLMNLIATIFVFAVVIYFQGFRVDLPIKSARYRGQYNTYPIKLFYTSNIPIILQSALVSNLYVISQMLSTRFSGNFLVNLLGTWSDSTSGGPARAYPIGGLCYYFSPPESFGSVLEDPIHAVIYIFFMLGSCAFFSKTWIEVSGSSAKDVAKQLKEQQMVMRGHRETSMIHELNRYIPTAAAFGGLCIGGLSVMADFLGAIGSGTGILLAVTIIYQYFEIFVKEQSEMGSLGGMFF from the exons ATGGGCA ttaaaTTCTTGGAAGTGATCAAGCCGTTCTGTGCAATCCTGCCAGAGATCCAAAAGCCGGAGAGAAAG ATCcagttcagagaaaaagtaTTATGGACTGCAATAACTCTCTTCATCTTCTTAGTGTGCTGTCAG ATTCCCCTCTTCGGTATAATGTCTTCAGATTCTGCAGATCCGTTTTACTGGATGAGAGTCATCCTGGCCTCAAACAGAG GAACTCTGATGGAGCTGGGTATCTCACCGATTGTGACCTCTGGCCTGATAATGCAGCTGCTCGCTGGAGCTAAACTCATTGAAGTGGGAGACACCCCAAAAGACCGGGCTCTCTTCAATGGAGCTCAAAAAT TGTTCGGAATGATCATCACCATTGGCCAGGCTATTGTGTATGTGATGACCGGCATGTATGGAGATCCATCAGAGATGGGTGCAGGGATCTGCCTGCTCATCATCATTCAG CTCTTTGTGGCAGGGCTCATTGTGCTGCTGCTGGATGAGTTGCTCCAAAAGGGCTATGGGCTTGGATCAGGGATCTCGCTGTTTATCGCCACCAATATTTGTGAAACCATCGTCTGGAAGGCTTTTAGTCCGACCACAGTCAATACTGGAAGAG GCACCGAGTTTGAAGGAGCCATTATCGCTCTTTTCCACTTGCTGGCCACGAGGTCCGACAAAGTGCGGGCTCTGAGGGAAGCCTTCTACAGACAGAACCTGCCCAACCTCATGAACCTCATCGCCACCATCTTTGTCTTTGCCGTAGTGATATACTTTCAG GGATTCAGAGTGGATTTGCCCATCAAGTCGGCTCGCTACCGTGGCCAATACAACACCTACCCCATCAAGCTGTTTTACACTTCCAACATCCCCATCATCCTGCAGTCTGCCTTGGTTTCAAACTTGTACGTTATCTCTCAGATGCTTTCGACACGCTTCAGTGGCAATTTTCTGGTGAATCTTCTTGGAACATGGTCT GACTCCACATCAGGCGGCCCGGCCCGTGCCTATCCCATTGGGGGGCTTTGTTACTACTTCTCCCCCCCTGAGTCTTTTGGCTCCGTTCTGGAAGACCCCATCCATGCAGTCATCTACATTTTCTTCATGCTCGGCTCCTGTGCCTTCTTCTCCAAGACTTGGATTGAAGTCTCGGGATCGTCGGCCAAAGAT GTGGCAAAGCAGCTGAAGGAGCAGCAGATGGTGATGAGGGGGCACAGAGAAACCTCAATGATTCATGAACTCAACAG GTACATCCCCACCGCGGCTGCCTTTGGTGGGCTGTGCATCGGTGGTCTGTCGGTGATGGCAGACTTCCTCGGAGCCATCGGCTCCGGCACCGGGATCCTGCTGGCTGTCACCATCATCTACCAATACTTTGAAATCTTTGTCAAAGAGCAGAGTGAAATGGGCAGCTTAGGGGGGATGTTCTTCTAG
- the ip6k2 gene encoding inositol hexakisphosphate kinase 2 encodes MSPALEALMQADGTPYAGKGVMLEPFVHQVGGHSCVLRFGEQTICKPLIPREHQFYKNLPPEMRKFTPQYKGVVSVSFEEDEEGNLCLIAYPLHSESGDLENKDPSTDCEPKSKMVKWTNKKQSPLLLENDKYSKERARHGRKEEKIMSYNRDEVSQQQAEVVYFSLEKGNVVSQIKHNPWSLKCHQQQLQRMKENAKHRNQYKFILLENLTWRYTVPCVLDLKMGTRQHGDDASEEKKANQIRKCQQSTSASIGVRLCGMQVYQSDTGQLMFMNKYHGRKLALAGFKEALYQFFHNGRRLRHELLSPVLRSLREMQAALEACESYRFYSSSLLIIYDGNPPRTPARPRHRGGEDGDEDEPSDEEEEEGAFGGSRTSHGAGEPSAPEVDVRMIDFAHTTCRHYGEDSVVHEGQDSGFIFGLQNLITIISQLEDHSTD; translated from the exons ATGAGTCCCGCTCTGGAAGCCCTCATGCAGGCGGACGGGACACCTTACGCGGGGAAAGGGGTGATGCTTGAGCCCTTCGTGCACCAGGTGGGAGGCCACTCCTGCGTGCTCCGCTTTGGGGAACAGACCATCTGCAAGCCGCTCATCCCCAGAGAGCACCAGTTCTACAAGAACCTGCCCCCGGAGATGAGGAAGTTCACCCCGCAGTACAAAG GTGTTGTGTCCGTGAGTTTTGAAGAGGACGAGGAGGGGAACCTGTGTCTCATCGCCTACCCCCTCCACAGCGAATCGGGGGATCTTGAAAACAAGGACCCGTCAACAGACTGCGAACCCAAGAGCAAGATGGTGAAGTGGACCAACAAAAAGCAGTCCCCTTTGCTCCTGGAGAATGACAAGTACAGCAAAGAGCGAGCGCGGCACGGCCGAAAAGAGGAGAAGATCATGAG TTACAACCGCGACGAGGTGTCTCAGCAGCAGGCTGAGGTCGTGTACTTCAGCTTGGAGAAAGGCAACGTGGTGTCACAGATCAAACACAACCCCTGGAGCCTGAAATGCCACCAACAGCAGTTGCAGAGGATGAAGGAGAATGCTAAGCACCGGAACCAATACA AATTTATTCTGTTGGAAAACCTGACGTGGCGTTACACCGTACCATGTGTGTTAGACTTGAAGATGGGAACACGCCAACATGGTGACGACGCATCAGAAGAGAAGAAGGCCAACCAGATACGCAAGTGTCAACAGAGCACATCTGCGTCGATTGGAGTGCGACTCTGCGGCATGCAG GTTTACCAGTCAGACACTGGCCAGCTGATGTTCATGAACAAGTACCATGGCCGTAAGCTAGCCCTTGCCGGCTTCAAGGAGGCACTGTATCAGTTCTTCCACAACGGGCGCCGCCTGCGCCACGAGCTCCTGTCTCCGGTCCTGCGCAGTCTCCGGGAAATGCAAGCTGCTCTGGAGGCCTGCGAGTCCTACCGCTTCTACTCCAGCTCCCTGCTCATCATCTACGATGGAAACCCCCCCAGAACTCCTGCCAGACCGAGACACCGAGGGGGCGAAGATGGCGACGAAGATGAACCgtctgatgaagaagaggaagaaggggCTTTTGGCGGCAGCCGTACATCCCACGGTGCCGGAGAGCCCAGCGCCCCTGAGGTGGACGTGCGCATGATTGACTTTGCCCACACCACCTGCCGGCATTATGGGGAGGACAGCGTGGTGCACGAAGGCCAGGACAGCGGCTTCATCTTCGGCCTTCAGAACCTGATCACAATCATTTCCCAGCTGGAGGATCACAGCACCGACTGA